The Patescibacteria group bacterium DNA window CAGCTATGCAAGGTTGCTTTTTTTGCCGGTTTATATTACATTACTCCCACCGCAAGTTTATAAAGTTCCAAGTTCGTCAAGTTTATCAAGTGGGGAAAAAGCCTCTGACTTTATGAACTTTACAAACTTTAAGGACTTGATGAACTAATTATAATGCCGACAATCAACCAATTAGTAAAACGAAGACGAGTTATTCCAAAGCGAAAATCAAAAACGCCAGCTTTGACGCGATCATTCAACGTTTTGAAAAATCGCCCAATCGAATTCTTCGCGCCATTTAAACGAGGTGTCTGTACTAAAGTTACGACCAAGACTCCCCGAAAGCCAAACTCAGCTATTCGAAAAATTGCTCGCGTACGTCTCACGAACGGTATGGAAGTTACCGCGTACATTCCAGGTATTGGACACGCGCTTCAAGAACACTCCGTAGTTTTGCTCCGAGGTGGTCGCGTAAAAGACGTCAACCTCAGATACACGATCGTTCGTGGAGTCCTCGATGCTACGGGAGTAGATAAGAGAATGAAAGGACGAAGCCAGTACGGAGCCAAACGGCCTAA harbors:
- the rpsL gene encoding 30S ribosomal protein S12, producing the protein MPTINQLVKRRRVIPKRKSKTPALTRSFNVLKNRPIEFFAPFKRGVCTKVTTKTPRKPNSAIRKIARVRLTNGMEVTAYIPGIGHALQEHSVVLLRGGRVKDVNLRYTIVRGVLDATGVDKRMKGRSQYGAKRPKKA